In a genomic window of Roseiflexus castenholzii DSM 13941:
- a CDS encoding STAS domain-containing protein, whose translation MNDTDVLSQVIERQQTPALQRILIAISSAALVALIVFFAALGVNPTGGVPATGAIVVMITSMTGVAVLRRGRFRMAVVIASSGLVGAVFLVTVIYGYPAAAAFLLVTLIPVILTGLLIETSRLIAVAVASGLIPAFIFFLKPALAPFIAAVRPPADLTIVAVALFLLVLFVITTIIASFGPVLRQALTTALVRGQELERLRDSLEMMVQERTTDLQAALRAVEQREAQLQQALTDLRASQETVRKLSAPVLPVLPGVLVAPLIGAIDEARAEAFVSNVLHAIERERARHVIFDITGVPLVDTQVARMILSAADAAHLLGAKVTLVGIRPEVAQTVVGLGVTLGQIRTFANLQQAISALHDVSSAGVHRQNAPAGMDARLPAARDA comes from the coding sequence ATGAACGACACTGACGTGTTGAGTCAGGTTATCGAGCGCCAGCAGACGCCGGCATTGCAACGCATCCTGATTGCCATCAGCAGCGCAGCACTGGTTGCGCTGATCGTCTTCTTTGCGGCGCTAGGGGTCAACCCGACCGGCGGCGTTCCTGCAACCGGCGCGATTGTGGTCATGATAACCAGTATGACGGGGGTGGCAGTCCTCCGGCGCGGACGATTTCGCATGGCGGTGGTGATTGCTTCCTCCGGTCTGGTCGGCGCTGTCTTCCTCGTCACCGTCATCTACGGCTATCCGGCGGCGGCGGCGTTCTTGCTGGTGACGCTTATACCGGTCATTCTGACCGGTCTCCTGATCGAAACCAGCCGTTTGATCGCGGTCGCTGTGGCAAGTGGATTGATTCCTGCCTTCATTTTCTTTCTCAAGCCGGCGCTCGCACCGTTCATCGCCGCAGTACGACCTCCTGCCGACCTGACGATCGTTGCGGTAGCGCTCTTCCTTCTCGTGCTCTTTGTGATCACGACAATCATCGCATCGTTTGGTCCGGTCCTTCGTCAAGCGCTGACAACTGCGCTGGTGCGCGGGCAAGAACTCGAACGTTTGCGCGACTCGCTGGAAATGATGGTGCAGGAACGCACGACAGACCTGCAAGCAGCGCTTCGCGCCGTTGAGCAGCGTGAGGCGCAGTTGCAACAGGCGCTCACCGATCTGCGCGCAAGTCAGGAAACTGTCCGCAAATTGAGCGCACCCGTCCTGCCGGTGTTGCCCGGCGTGCTGGTTGCGCCGCTTATCGGCGCTATCGACGAAGCACGTGCAGAGGCGTTTGTTTCCAATGTATTGCATGCCATTGAACGCGAGCGCGCCCGCCATGTGATTTTCGACATCACCGGTGTTCCGCTGGTCGATACACAGGTAGCCCGCATGATTCTGAGCGCTGCCGATGCTGCGCATTTGCTGGGTGCAAAGGTGACTCTGGTCGGTATTCGCCCAGAAGTGGCGCAGACGGTCGTGGGGTTGGGGGTGACGCTTGGGCAGATACGCACTTTTGCGAATTTGCAACAGGCGATTAGCGCACTGCACGACGTGTCATCTGCTGGCGTGCATCGGCAGAATGCGCCTGCTGGCATGGATGCCCGATTGCCGGCCGCAAGAGACGCCTGA
- a CDS encoding DUF4258 domain-containing protein: MIAISDHARLRQAQRNLKDDEVAFIMRHGRRIRSGGVLHIFLGRRDIPTDRATFQKYHHLEGATLLINDAGPTPVLITVYRNRRALRDIRRKQKYDRTA; this comes from the coding sequence ATGATCGCCATCAGCGACCACGCACGCTTGCGCCAGGCGCAGCGCAATCTGAAGGACGACGAGGTGGCTTTCATCATGCGACACGGGCGTCGCATCCGCAGCGGCGGCGTGCTGCACATTTTCCTTGGACGGCGCGACATCCCAACCGATAGAGCGACCTTTCAAAAATATCATCATCTGGAAGGCGCCACACTCCTTATCAACGACGCCGGTCCGACGCCGGTCCTCATCACCGTCTACCGCAACCGACGCGCTCTGCGCGACATTCGCCGCAAGCAAAAGTATGATCGGACGGCATAA
- a CDS encoding UvrD-helicase domain-containing protein, which yields MSVHSQHIRAFARDIRRSYLERSGGAPAHPLPLDDLAETLWGLTVVPTMTLAAGIQGKVEPELQVIRVRRDLPPTRQRFVVAHEIGHVALEGLTAGPFRDTDDTLDERAVGEDADETAVRTYNTRERREREANLFALELLAPAEDIWQAVQQPDWSIETLAAHFAVSSDALCAQLANVCLLEPPVSPEASVNARTTLCILDQEQQAAVDAPLPLLLAAGPGTGKTRSIVAKYVSLVRQGVDPASILALTFSNRAAEEMRERIVAALRHEAPRLVGRIEISTFHSWGLNVLRIYGARLGLPVDARLLDTADLFILLSKRLNDLRLAYFKDVREPTRHLLTIIQAISRIKDELWSPDEFSRLADVEAQRLIAAAERDYPGATRKAIEARERAARQAAALRELAQVYPRYEAMLREAGALDYGDLIVLPAQALRDHPAIAADLRRRYHYLLVDEFQDINYASGELIRLLDGGRGRVWAVGDAWQSIYRFRGASAANLDEFPRYYPNARIFYLTRNYRSLQPILDAGAAVMSGDPRAAERPPLVAQRNGGGAHTVVEWAAPRSQDEYAALARDILRRVRLRNRWLASGCAARCRMPRSGTMRRVARRPPLSTRQWRFGDHAILCRTHEQAGAVAAVLETHGIPVDYINDVFDTPGVKDALAVCAQVGATNSAGLLRALTMPEHRLDPADLNRLVDLARRSQQALPRAARDPQIIACLSEAAQQTLARIRIIVEALEGEGDAWQVLTAYLFRHSRAMRARLIHAAQGHIRAQRELAALGQLLAIARNFVRAAAPDECDASHFIDYIRALRAAGVRPRSSIGGQVDAVRVMTVHAAKGLEFPIVYVPGLQEGRFPVRGNQRGIPLPAGLIRGPIESEEQEERYLLYVAMTRARDRLVLSRSLTCGDGAKSAERSSLLPGDGQGNGAPWRVRFIESAVNCPVPTPDMRLQDTPLPRMPLPASSIDLDGCKRRFLYQYVYQLYDDLSPFLRMHQTIRECAKILTEQARRDALPADEAGLRTLVFGQLQRYELDSVLYADDYAAEALRHARTVWDDLRTGRLSPECVDRRVIVRRPAGTIEVRIDREDMQDGVTRWVWVRPGMPRNDDHLAERVMLYALARQETPDPPDEIVIAYTGTGDVRRATPRAQVLANHTEKIDRLLEAMRARHWEPLFGPQCDTCPFNLICPV from the coding sequence ATGAGCGTCCATTCACAACACATTCGCGCATTCGCACGCGATATTCGCCGATCCTACCTGGAGCGCAGCGGTGGCGCGCCGGCTCATCCGCTTCCGCTTGACGATCTGGCGGAGACCCTTTGGGGGTTGACCGTTGTTCCGACGATGACGCTCGCTGCGGGCATTCAGGGAAAGGTCGAGCCGGAACTTCAGGTCATTCGGGTGCGGCGCGATCTTCCGCCGACCCGCCAGCGCTTTGTAGTGGCGCATGAAATTGGTCACGTGGCGCTCGAAGGATTGACTGCCGGTCCCTTCCGCGACACCGACGATACGCTCGATGAGCGCGCGGTTGGTGAGGACGCCGATGAGACGGCAGTGCGCACCTACAACACGCGCGAGCGGCGCGAACGAGAGGCGAACCTTTTTGCGCTCGAACTGCTGGCGCCGGCGGAGGATATCTGGCAGGCGGTGCAACAACCGGATTGGAGCATCGAAACCCTGGCGGCGCACTTCGCTGTTTCGTCCGATGCCCTTTGCGCGCAGTTGGCGAATGTCTGCCTCCTCGAACCGCCGGTGTCGCCGGAAGCGTCGGTTAACGCGCGCACCACTTTATGTATTCTCGACCAGGAGCAGCAGGCGGCGGTCGATGCGCCGCTGCCGCTGTTGCTCGCCGCAGGACCTGGCACCGGCAAGACGCGCAGCATTGTGGCGAAGTATGTGTCGCTGGTGCGTCAGGGGGTCGATCCGGCGTCTATTCTGGCGCTGACATTCTCGAACCGGGCGGCGGAAGAGATGCGTGAGCGGATCGTTGCGGCGCTTCGACACGAGGCGCCGCGTCTTGTCGGGCGCATCGAGATCAGCACGTTTCACTCATGGGGCTTGAATGTGCTGCGGATCTACGGAGCACGCCTCGGGCTGCCGGTTGATGCGCGTTTGCTCGATACTGCCGATCTCTTCATCCTACTGTCGAAACGCCTGAACGATCTGCGTCTGGCGTATTTCAAAGATGTGCGCGAACCGACCCGGCATCTGTTGACGATTATTCAGGCAATCAGTCGTATCAAGGATGAACTGTGGTCGCCTGATGAGTTTTCGCGTCTGGCGGACGTGGAAGCGCAACGCCTGATCGCAGCAGCGGAACGGGATTATCCCGGCGCGACCCGCAAAGCGATCGAAGCGCGCGAACGCGCTGCGCGACAGGCTGCCGCTCTGCGTGAATTGGCGCAGGTCTATCCACGCTACGAAGCCATGCTGCGCGAAGCGGGCGCACTCGATTATGGCGATCTGATTGTTCTGCCGGCGCAGGCGTTGCGCGACCATCCGGCAATCGCCGCCGATCTCCGCCGGCGCTACCACTACCTGCTCGTTGACGAGTTTCAGGACATCAACTATGCGTCGGGTGAACTCATCCGGTTGCTCGATGGCGGGCGTGGGCGGGTGTGGGCAGTCGGCGATGCGTGGCAGAGCATTTACCGCTTTCGTGGCGCTTCCGCCGCGAACCTCGACGAATTTCCACGGTATTATCCGAATGCGCGTATCTTCTACCTGACGCGCAACTATCGTTCGCTGCAACCGATCCTCGACGCCGGCGCTGCCGTGATGTCTGGCGATCCGCGCGCCGCCGAACGACCTCCGCTTGTGGCACAGCGCAACGGCGGTGGGGCGCACACGGTCGTTGAGTGGGCTGCGCCGCGCAGCCAGGATGAATATGCCGCTCTTGCCCGTGATATTCTGCGCCGGGTGCGACTGCGCAATCGCTGGTTGGCATCGGGCTGCGCGGCGCGGTGTCGGATGCCGCGCTCTGGAACGATGCGGCGAGTGGCGCGCCGTCCCCCGCTTTCGACCCGCCAGTGGCGTTTTGGTGATCATGCCATCCTCTGCCGCACCCACGAGCAGGCAGGCGCGGTTGCTGCTGTGCTTGAAACGCACGGCATTCCCGTCGATTACATCAACGACGTGTTCGATACACCCGGCGTCAAGGATGCCCTGGCAGTCTGCGCTCAGGTTGGTGCAACCAATAGCGCCGGGTTGTTGCGCGCGCTGACGATGCCCGAACATCGGCTCGACCCTGCCGATCTCAACCGGTTGGTCGATCTGGCGCGACGAAGCCAGCAGGCGCTGCCGCGCGCCGCGCGCGACCCGCAAATCATCGCCTGTCTCAGCGAGGCGGCTCAGCAAACGCTCGCGCGGATTCGGATAATTGTGGAAGCGCTGGAAGGCGAAGGAGACGCCTGGCAGGTGTTGACTGCATACCTGTTCCGGCACAGTCGGGCGATGCGCGCGCGGTTGATCCACGCTGCACAGGGACATATCCGGGCGCAGCGCGAACTTGCGGCGCTTGGTCAACTGCTTGCCATTGCGCGCAACTTTGTGCGCGCGGCAGCGCCGGATGAATGTGATGCATCGCATTTCATCGACTACATTCGCGCCCTGCGCGCCGCTGGCGTGCGGCCACGATCATCGATCGGCGGGCAGGTGGACGCGGTGCGGGTGATGACGGTGCATGCCGCGAAAGGGCTGGAGTTTCCGATCGTGTACGTTCCGGGATTGCAGGAAGGGCGATTCCCGGTGCGTGGCAATCAGCGCGGCATCCCATTGCCCGCCGGTCTCATTCGCGGTCCAATCGAGAGTGAAGAGCAGGAGGAACGCTACCTGCTCTATGTGGCGATGACCCGCGCGCGCGACCGGTTGGTGCTGAGCCGGTCGCTAACGTGCGGCGATGGCGCGAAATCGGCGGAGCGCTCGTCGCTGCTTCCCGGTGACGGTCAGGGGAACGGCGCTCCATGGCGCGTGCGATTCATCGAAAGTGCAGTGAACTGCCCTGTGCCAACGCCCGACATGCGTCTGCAAGACACGCCACTGCCGCGCATGCCGCTGCCTGCTTCGAGTATCGACCTCGACGGTTGCAAACGGCGCTTCCTCTACCAGTATGTCTACCAGTTGTACGATGACCTGTCGCCCTTTTTGCGCATGCATCAGACGATCCGCGAATGCGCCAAAATTCTGACGGAACAGGCGCGCAGGGATGCTCTTCCTGCTGATGAAGCCGGGCTGCGCACCCTGGTGTTCGGTCAGTTGCAACGCTATGAACTCGATAGTGTACTCTACGCCGATGACTACGCTGCCGAGGCGCTCCGGCACGCACGGACCGTGTGGGACGATCTGCGCACCGGACGGCTCTCGCCCGAGTGTGTGGACCGGCGGGTAATCGTGCGACGACCTGCCGGGACGATTGAGGTGCGGATCGATCGTGAGGACATGCAGGACGGCGTGACGCGCTGGGTATGGGTGCGTCCAGGGATGCCGCGCAATGACGATCACCTGGCAGAGCGGGTGATGCTGTACGCTCTGGCGCGCCAGGAGACGCCCGATCCACCTGATGAGATCGTCATTGCCTACACCGGAACCGGTGACGTGCGCCGCGCTACGCCCCGCGCACAGGTATTGGCGAACCACACAGAAAAGATCGATCGTCTGCTGGAAGCCATGCGCGCGCGACATTGGGAGCCGTTGTTCGGTCCACAGTGTGATACGTGTCCGTTTAATCTGATCTGCCCGGTATAG
- a CDS encoding helix-turn-helix domain-containing protein, giving the protein MKDRSYFIEAALRYEELLESGQIISLDAFVAQEPPEVREELRAFLEFNLTLGELDEPAVLSPTEEAAADRVMALAGAAWEREVSGGPLQNLTDLRKARHMTVGRLARHLKLPVDLLARLERGKVRVATIPERLIERLAEALQTTSSVIRAALLAPPPISANARLNAEDGIVEPEEMVVSFAQAFADSAPTEEEYAAWADTLSSARR; this is encoded by the coding sequence ATGAAAGACCGTTCGTATTTCATCGAGGCGGCGTTGCGTTACGAGGAACTGCTCGAATCGGGGCAGATCATCAGCCTCGATGCGTTTGTCGCGCAGGAGCCGCCGGAGGTGCGCGAGGAGTTGCGCGCGTTTCTCGAGTTTAACCTGACGCTCGGCGAATTGGACGAGCCGGCGGTGCTATCGCCGACGGAAGAGGCGGCGGCCGACCGTGTGATGGCGCTGGCGGGGGCGGCGTGGGAACGCGAGGTGAGCGGCGGGCCGCTCCAGAATCTGACCGACCTGCGCAAGGCGCGCCACATGACGGTTGGGCGGCTGGCGCGCCACTTGAAATTGCCGGTCGATCTGCTGGCGCGCCTGGAGCGCGGCAAAGTGCGCGTTGCGACGATCCCCGAACGGTTGATTGAGCGCCTTGCCGAGGCGCTCCAAACCACTTCATCGGTCATTCGGGCGGCGTTGCTTGCTCCTCCTCCGATTAGCGCAAATGCGCGTTTGAACGCCGAGGATGGCATCGTTGAACCGGAGGAGATGGTCGTCAGTTTCGCACAGGCGTTTGCCGACAGCGCTCCGACCGAGGAGGAATACGCTGCGTGGGCTGATACGTTGTCGAGCGCCCGGCGCTGA
- the gyrB gene encoding DNA topoisomerase (ATP-hydrolyzing) subunit B has product MTTEPLRSVNATGYDEDQIQVLEGMEAVRRRPGMYIGPTDVNGLHTMVREVVDNSVDEVMAGRATTVEVTIHEDGSVTVADDGYGIPTGPHPKLGVSTLQVVMTVLHAGGKFDNKSYKVSSGLHGVGVSAVNALSAYMRVDVHNARDGMHYYQEYRCGVPQCEVQKVGPTTRRGTITRFLPDTTIIQTLDYNFKTLAQRFREMAYLNKGLRFKFVDERDGNEINFYFEGGIRSYVRHLNKDKNVLHKHPFYVERTIDEVMVEVALQYTESFDTDSVYAFANGINNTDGGAHVAGFRSALTRVINAYARSKGFLKENEGNLTGDDVREGLTAVISVKLRDPQFSSQTKEKLVSPSATGAVNTVFGDAFSAWLEENPQEARRIVEKCISAARTRIAVQKVRETARKSAMEGFSLPGKLADCSDTNPARTELFIVEGDSAGGSAKQGRDRRYQAILPLRGKILNVEKSRLDKMLSNNEVKALITAIGAGVGDQFDPSKLRYHRIILMCDADVDGSHIRTLLLTFFFRYMRQIITNGHLYLAQPPLYRIVHGKTEKYVFTDTERDQYLATLSSAERNKAVVTRYKGLGEMNAAQLWETTMNPLNRLLLQVTLEDAQQADETFTMLMGDLVPPRKRFIQTHALEVRNLDI; this is encoded by the coding sequence ATGACAACAGAACCACTGCGATCGGTCAATGCGACCGGCTACGATGAAGATCAGATCCAGGTGCTCGAAGGGATGGAAGCGGTTCGTCGCCGTCCCGGCATGTATATCGGTCCCACCGATGTCAATGGTTTGCATACCATGGTGCGCGAAGTCGTCGATAATTCGGTCGATGAGGTGATGGCGGGACGCGCGACGACCGTTGAGGTGACTATTCACGAAGATGGGTCGGTCACGGTCGCTGATGATGGCTATGGTATTCCGACCGGTCCCCATCCTAAACTTGGTGTCAGCACCCTTCAGGTGGTGATGACCGTGCTCCATGCAGGCGGAAAGTTCGATAACAAAAGCTACAAGGTGTCGTCCGGGTTGCACGGCGTTGGCGTATCTGCCGTCAATGCCCTCTCTGCGTATATGCGCGTTGATGTCCATAATGCGCGCGATGGGATGCACTACTATCAGGAGTACCGCTGTGGTGTGCCACAGTGCGAGGTGCAAAAGGTCGGTCCAACTACCCGGCGTGGGACGATTACGCGCTTTCTGCCGGATACGACGATTATTCAGACGCTGGATTACAACTTCAAAACACTGGCGCAGCGCTTCCGCGAGATGGCGTATCTCAACAAAGGATTGCGCTTCAAGTTTGTCGATGAGCGCGATGGCAATGAGATTAACTTTTATTTTGAGGGCGGTATTCGCTCGTATGTGCGCCATCTCAATAAAGATAAGAATGTTCTGCACAAGCACCCATTCTATGTCGAACGCACCATCGATGAGGTAATGGTGGAAGTGGCGTTGCAATACACGGAAAGTTTCGACACCGATTCGGTCTATGCATTTGCTAATGGCATCAACAATACCGACGGCGGTGCGCACGTCGCCGGTTTTCGCAGCGCGTTGACGCGGGTGATTAATGCGTATGCGCGCAGCAAAGGGTTCCTCAAGGAGAATGAAGGAAACCTGACCGGCGATGATGTGCGTGAGGGTCTTACTGCGGTGATCAGCGTCAAACTGCGCGATCCGCAGTTCAGTTCGCAAACAAAGGAGAAGTTGGTCAGCCCTTCCGCAACCGGCGCAGTCAACACGGTGTTCGGCGACGCCTTCAGCGCCTGGCTTGAGGAGAATCCGCAGGAGGCGCGGCGGATTGTCGAGAAGTGCATCTCGGCGGCGCGCACCCGTATCGCTGTGCAGAAGGTGCGCGAAACGGCGCGCAAGAGTGCCATGGAAGGGTTTTCGCTGCCGGGCAAACTGGCTGATTGCTCGGATACCAATCCGGCACGCACGGAGTTGTTCATTGTCGAGGGTGATAGCGCCGGCGGAAGCGCCAAACAGGGGCGTGACCGGCGCTATCAGGCGATCCTGCCGCTGCGCGGCAAGATCCTGAATGTCGAAAAGAGCCGACTCGACAAGATGCTCTCCAACAATGAGGTCAAGGCGCTCATTACCGCCATCGGCGCCGGCGTCGGCGATCAGTTCGACCCGTCCAAACTGCGCTACCATCGCATCATTCTGATGTGCGATGCCGATGTGGATGGTAGCCACATTCGCACGCTATTGCTCACCTTCTTCTTTCGCTATATGCGTCAGATTATCACGAATGGGCACCTCTACCTGGCGCAGCCGCCGCTCTATCGCATTGTGCACGGGAAGACTGAAAAGTATGTCTTCACCGATACAGAGCGCGATCAGTACCTGGCGACTCTCTCGTCTGCGGAGCGCAATAAGGCGGTTGTGACGCGCTACAAGGGGTTGGGTGAGATGAACGCTGCGCAATTGTGGGAAACAACAATGAATCCGCTCAATCGCCTCCTCCTTCAGGTGACGCTCGAAGATGCGCAGCAGGCGGACGAAACGTTCACCATGCTGATGGGCGATCTGGTCCCGCCGCGCAAACGTTTTATTCAAACCCACGCGCTCGAAGTGCGGAATCTGGATATTTGA
- a CDS encoding YgaP family membrane protein produces the protein MLAKNEGPLDRGIRAVLGIVALVAAFTLLSGVWQIVAGVVAFMLLVTAAIGVCPLYSVLGINTCPVRPGTRS, from the coding sequence ATGCTGGCAAAGAATGAAGGTCCTCTGGATCGCGGCATTCGCGCGGTGCTTGGTATCGTAGCGCTGGTCGCGGCATTCACATTGTTGAGCGGCGTCTGGCAGATCGTTGCCGGCGTGGTCGCATTCATGCTGCTCGTGACGGCTGCCATTGGTGTGTGCCCGCTGTACTCGGTGCTGGGCATCAATACCTGCCCGGTCAGACCGGGAACCAGGAGTTAG
- a CDS encoding RNA polymerase sigma factor, whose translation MEQKRSWHEVVQECQDRVSRLRVVLTTGGAMPPEHKADLDAVILAVRNWIYGRARRLGLDEDARNDVLLEFIQQLHRDLRSPGFGSMERRFGAYVSTTVNRILYERKNRQQNILSFIESLDAPFGDDGPPLHEVIEDPTPARLAEEHDEEQVRKRLYEAIAALPEIERAVVTHRLSEVRGIDIAQMLGMSPANVSRIYKRAINRLRQALTAGESS comes from the coding sequence ATGGAACAGAAACGTTCGTGGCATGAAGTGGTGCAGGAGTGTCAGGATCGCGTGTCCCGTCTACGCGTAGTGCTGACGACAGGCGGCGCGATGCCGCCTGAACATAAGGCAGACCTCGACGCGGTGATCCTTGCGGTGCGCAACTGGATCTATGGGCGGGCGCGCCGGTTGGGGCTTGATGAAGATGCCCGCAACGATGTGCTGCTCGAATTCATTCAGCAACTCCATCGCGATCTGCGCAGCCCTGGATTTGGCAGCATGGAGCGCAGATTCGGCGCATATGTCTCGACCACGGTCAACCGCATTCTCTACGAAAGAAAAAATCGGCAGCAGAACATCTTATCTTTTATTGAGAGCCTGGACGCGCCGTTTGGCGACGACGGTCCGCCGCTCCACGAGGTCATCGAAGATCCGACGCCGGCGCGTCTTGCCGAAGAGCATGACGAAGAACAGGTTCGCAAACGATTGTACGAAGCGATCGCAGCGCTTCCTGAAATCGAACGTGCGGTTGTTACGCATCGCCTGAGCGAAGTACGCGGGATCGACATCGCACAGATGCTTGGCATGTCGCCCGCAAATGTTTCACGTATCTACAAGCGCGCAATCAATCGGTTGCGTCAGGCATTGACTGCCGGGGAATCATCATGA
- a CDS encoding M23 family metallopeptidase yields MMLPSRRLLRRWLALAFFFAALVQATPLTAADHAGVAPELWLPTPFGEQWRIIQGYACGTHNGWDRYSLDLVRVGGPSAGAPVRAAADGVIFVWARRSGTLILRHEGNLYTMYTHMQHAENPQIGRIVARGDVIGAVGDRGSPGIVHLHFTAFMAEGPWARNRRSVPLRFAEGYDLPEIGGCNQHGGRVLVAGSTPLSNVEGIGFAGAEIGRWYGSDVQIEFSGTAMTAGYRAAWGADPVGAAPEMTMPNGSIRLAEAGEGLHTLFVRGWDRNGQQTVAAFGPIGYDTTPPESPPAIEPIFLKAGQATLIAWEPAGDAASGVAGYRLSIGIDPEGTSEWFTPLPEIEAPPLAPGEYLLRVQPIDYAGNAGEWVTIARIVARP; encoded by the coding sequence ATGATGCTACCAAGCAGACGCCTGTTGCGGCGTTGGCTGGCGCTGGCATTCTTTTTTGCTGCGCTGGTCCAGGCGACGCCGCTGACAGCAGCAGACCATGCTGGCGTCGCCCCCGAACTCTGGTTGCCGACGCCTTTCGGTGAGCAGTGGCGCATCATTCAGGGGTATGCCTGTGGCACCCACAACGGTTGGGATCGCTACTCGCTCGATCTGGTGCGGGTCGGCGGTCCAAGCGCTGGCGCGCCGGTGCGCGCTGCCGCCGATGGGGTCATTTTCGTATGGGCGCGGCGCAGCGGCACCCTTATCCTCCGGCACGAAGGCAACCTCTACACCATGTACACGCATATGCAGCATGCCGAGAATCCACAGATCGGACGGATCGTGGCACGCGGCGACGTGATCGGCGCCGTCGGCGATCGCGGATCGCCAGGTATCGTTCATCTGCACTTCACCGCATTTATGGCTGAGGGACCCTGGGCACGCAACCGACGTTCTGTGCCGTTGCGCTTTGCCGAAGGGTATGATCTGCCAGAGATCGGCGGATGCAACCAGCATGGCGGCAGAGTCCTGGTTGCCGGCAGCACACCCCTGTCGAATGTCGAAGGGATTGGATTCGCCGGAGCAGAGATCGGACGCTGGTACGGCAGCGACGTGCAGATCGAGTTCAGCGGCACAGCGATGACGGCAGGGTATCGGGCAGCGTGGGGCGCCGATCCGGTTGGCGCGGCGCCGGAGATGACGATGCCAAACGGGAGCATACGCCTCGCCGAAGCAGGGGAAGGGTTGCACACGCTCTTCGTGCGCGGATGGGACCGCAATGGGCAGCAGACAGTTGCCGCCTTCGGTCCGATAGGGTATGACACAACGCCGCCAGAGTCTCCGCCCGCAATTGAGCCAATCTTTTTGAAAGCCGGGCAGGCGACCCTGATTGCCTGGGAGCCAGCCGGTGACGCCGCTTCTGGTGTTGCCGGGTACCGCCTCTCCATCGGCATCGATCCAGAAGGCACCTCCGAATGGTTCACCCCCTTGCCGGAGATCGAAGCGCCGCCGCTTGCGCCCGGCGAGTACCTGTTGCGGGTGCAACCCATCGATTATGCCGGCAATGCAGGCGAATGGGTGACGATCGCCAGAATCGTCGCGCGCCCTTAG